TAAAAATCCTAATTAAAAATCctaaataaaaatcataacTAAAAATCCTAGTTAAAAATCATTTGAAGCTCATTTCTAATATTCTTTCTTCAGTGACTTGGGTGCCTTCTTTTCACTTCTGAAATGCGTGGTGGGCACGGGAGTTTTGGCCATTCCATTGTCCTTCAGTTACGCTGGCATGATCAATGGCGTTGTCCTGCTAATTTTGTGCTGCTTTATGCTCATCCACGGCATGCAGATGTTGGTGAGTTTGGGAAGGTAATCGTtgaacaaattatatttttcggTGCTTTCATGCTTGAAGATTATTTGCATGATAGAGTGCTCGCGTCGATTGCAAATTGGCTATGCCACTTACCCAGTCGCAATGGAATACTCATTCAACCAGGGACCCAAGTTCTTTAAGTACTTGGCAAAGGCCAGTGGATATTTGGTAGATGGAGTCTTGGCCTTCTCGCAATTCGGTGTCTGTGTGGTGTACAATGTCTTTGTGGCTGCCACCTTCAAGCAACTCGTCGATTTTTACTGGGGAACGGCAGACGTGAGAATCTATATAGCCGTGGTCGGAATCTGCCTTATACCCCCGTTCCTGATACGCCGCCTAAAGTACCTAGTGCCATTCAACATCCTGGCCTCCATACTCATCTATATCGGCTTCTCCATGCTGATGTACTACCTGTTCATCGGTCTGCCTCCATTAACGGATCGCGACATCGTCTTTGGCCACATCGAAAAGTTGCCTCTATTTTTTGGCATTGCACTGTTTTCCATCACATCGGTGGGCGTGGTGAGttctttaaattattaatatgcATTGTAACCATTCTTTTGAGAAGTGTTAATGAAAACTCTTTCCCAGATGCTGGCCATAGAAGCAGAGATGGCCAAACCACGGCACTACCTCGGCTGGTTTGGAGTTCTCGATCGGGCCATTTTGTTGGTTATAATTTCGTATGTAGCTTTTGGTATCATGGGCTACTGGCGCTACGGAGACGAACTTTATGGCAGTATTTCGCTCAATATTCCCACGGATGAAGTgtaagtaacgggtatctgatagtcgaggaatttgttgtttttgaaaGTTAAAATTCTGTGTAACCCGCAGACTTTCGCAAGTTGCCAAAGCGTTTATAGCCATGGCCATTTTCCTCACCTATCCATTAGCCGGCTTCGTGATCATTGACATCATAATGTATCACTTTTGGAATAAAAGTGGAGAGCTCAAGAACGCTGTGTTAAAGGAGTCCATCCTTCGGGTTTGCACGGTCCTTCTTATCTGCATAACGGGGATTATTGCACCCAAACTGGGGCCACTGCTGTCGCTGGTTGGAGCACTCACCATATCGCTGTTGAACCTGGTGTTTCCCGCTCTCATCGAGATCTGTCTGTACTATCCGCCGGAGTATAACTACGGCAAGCTGAAGTGGAAGCTCGTGAAGGATATATTCTATGTGATCATTGGCATACTCATCTTGGTGCAGGGCACCATCTTCTCCATCATGGACATGATTTCGGAGTGGGGTGGTGATGAGACCACCACTGAAGGCACGACTGCCACCACCGTGAAGGACACCACCACAGCTGGTGGCATGGACACCGCACCGGAACTTGCTCCTCCGGAAGCACCTGGCTTGATATTTTTCTAAGATCGTGTATTCcaaataagtatatatttctaaaaacTGTGTCATTTATTCGTTATATGGTATATAGATGGTATATAGATGAGAATTCTTAAACAGAACGCCCACAGCTGCCAGAATCATTAAAGCCATGAGTCCGCATTCTTGGCGTGGCATGTTAAAGCCCACACTCCATGTAGGCGCCATGCCCCAAAGGtcacgcccaccacccactgatTTAACCCCCACCTGGGACCTGGGGCACAAGACATTATCGATGGTGATGACGATATGGCATTGGCAGTGCGGGTAATTCCCTCATTAGCTGTGGGAGTTGCAGCCTGGCATGCGGCATGTGGCAAGTGTGTGcagtcagcagcagcagccagcaacCTGCAACATGCAACACACGACGAGGACGGACAACCTGTTCCAGCTGCAGCACACGTCTTCTGCGATGCCGGCCACTCGTCAGCCCACTTAACGATGTGCTCCGGAATTTATGCCGATATGGTAATGCATCCACgcagcgactgcgactgcaactgggaactgggaactgggaactgggtaGTGGGACTGGGACTCTGAATCTCGAGACTGCCTCCTTGTGCCATTGATGGACTGCAGTTGAGCATTTGGATTGCgtaatttattgttttgggCCGTTTTGGCCCCCGATAAACTGGTGTTTTGCTGTTTGGCAGCCGCGTCCCGTTGCCACTTCGATATCGAAACCAAAAACGGTCAACGGGTCCGCCGCTCGTCATTTgtgtggcattttttgccaacGCCTGGCTGAGCAGCAATCTCACTTTCCGCCGGGGGATTGCCTTGCTCTGGCCATTTAAGGATCTAATTAGCTACGCAGTCAGCATGCAAAGtaacgctgctgctgctgctgctgctgatgatgatgatgatgatatcTAAGGCGCTTTTCCAAGGAAATCCCCAACGTGCCACACGTGTGCGCAATGGCTTTGAAACTTTTAAAGTTCCTATTCATAGATATTTCAGGCCCATCGTAAACCTCCCAGCGTGGAGGTCACCAGGTTAAGCAGTTGCCCCAAAGAGTTCTGCGTATACGCAGAACCTAGCGTCTCTGTGATTGCAGCCAGAGTGCAACAAATCATTTCCCATAGCCATAGTTGCAGCTATtgcagcgaaaaaaaaaatccaaaagaaATCCAAATAATAGCTAGAAGCATATAGCGCATAGAAGAGAGATCTTCGAGGCATCCAATTTGTGTTCCGTTGCTTTGCCGTTTGTATAAATCAATTGGCAATGAGGCAAGTACTGGGATGATGCACCTCGGGACTCGCGACTGCCCGCTGTGCGTTGTCCATCCAATAAATTGCACCCCCATCCCCCAGACCAAGTGCATCCAAACCAAGTCTtcctccaactccaactcccaactccatcgccatcgccatcccCCATCTCCTTCTGCTTTTCCGCCTCTAATGCGTTATGTGTGTTTGGACTATGATTTTTTCACTTGTTCGCGGTGCGTGCACTGCGTCTGTGATTGGTCTATAAATTATTGGGTTTATTGCGTTGCAAGGTCCACGCCCCCCCACCCCCGCATGACACTGATCGATTACCccgaaaa
This portion of the Drosophila santomea strain STO CAGO 1482 chromosome 3L, Prin_Dsan_1.1, whole genome shotgun sequence genome encodes:
- the LOC120450048 gene encoding glutamate transporter polyphemus isoform X1, with amino-acid sequence MAEKGGFDPYEHRSVEKPISDLGAFFSLLKCVVGTGVLAIPLSFSYAGMINGVVLLILCCFMLIHGMQMLIICMIECSRRLQIGYATYPVAMEYSFNQGPKFFKYLAKASGYLVDGVLAFSQFGVCVVYNVFVAATFKQLVDFYWGTADVRIYIAVVGICLIPPFLIRRLKYLVPFNILASILIYIGFSMLMYYLFIGLPPLTDRDIVFGHIEKLPLFFGIALFSITSVGVMLAIEAEMAKPRHYLGWFGVLDRAILLVIISYVAFGIMGYWRYGDELYGSISLNIPTDEVLSQVAKAFIAMAIFLTYPLAGFVIIDIIMYHFWNKSGELKNAVLKESILRVCTVLLICITGIIAPKLGPLLSLVGALTISLLNLVFPALIEICLYYPPEYNYGKLKWKLVKDIFYVIIGILILVQGTIFSIMDMISEWGGDETTTEGTTATTVKDTTTAGGMDTAPELAPPEAPGLIFF
- the LOC120450048 gene encoding glutamate transporter polyphemus isoform X2 — encoded protein: MEYSFNQGPKFFKYLAKASGYLVDGVLAFSQFGVCVVYNVFVAATFKQLVDFYWGTADVRIYIAVVGICLIPPFLIRRLKYLVPFNILASILIYIGFSMLMYYLFIGLPPLTDRDIVFGHIEKLPLFFGIALFSITSVGVMLAIEAEMAKPRHYLGWFGVLDRAILLVIISYVAFGIMGYWRYGDELYGSISLNIPTDEVLSQVAKAFIAMAIFLTYPLAGFVIIDIIMYHFWNKSGELKNAVLKESILRVCTVLLICITGIIAPKLGPLLSLVGALTISLLNLVFPALIEICLYYPPEYNYGKLKWKLVKDIFYVIIGILILVQGTIFSIMDMISEWGGDETTTEGTTATTVKDTTTAGGMDTAPELAPPEAPGLIFF